A DNA window from Rhizobium acidisoli contains the following coding sequences:
- a CDS encoding ABC transporter permease yields MADIAITNIQPDRAAVASQWQLIWWAFRRHRLAMVALVVTVMMYIVALVPGFFAINDPNLQNARATFHPPQKLHLIDTENGFSFGPHYYPMKLTRDPETLAAIFKEDTTKRVDVQFFGRGYEYSVFGLFNTNIHLIASPDKTTPLLLFGADRLGRDVFSRTVQGSQVSLSIGLVGVFLSLMLGIVIGGISGYYGGRIDFFMQRLIDFVLSLPTIPIWLAMAAALPQDWPATLQYMMITIILSLTGWAQLARVVRGRFLSLRTEEFVAAARLDGVREGRIIFRHMLPSFASHIIASITLAVPAMILAETSLSFLGLGLQPPTISWGVLLREAQNIRSIATAPWLFMPGCAVVVAVMALNLLGDGLRDAADPYNK; encoded by the coding sequence ATGGCCGACATTGCCATTACAAATATTCAGCCGGATCGCGCCGCCGTCGCATCGCAATGGCAGCTGATCTGGTGGGCTTTCCGCCGGCACCGGCTGGCCATGGTGGCGCTCGTCGTCACCGTGATGATGTATATCGTTGCCCTGGTTCCCGGCTTCTTCGCCATCAACGATCCGAACCTGCAGAATGCGCGGGCGACCTTTCACCCGCCGCAGAAACTGCATCTGATCGATACCGAGAACGGGTTCTCCTTCGGCCCGCATTATTATCCGATGAAGCTCACCCGCGATCCGGAAACGCTGGCCGCCATCTTCAAGGAAGACACGACGAAGCGTGTCGACGTCCAGTTCTTCGGGCGCGGCTATGAATATTCCGTCTTTGGACTGTTCAACACAAACATCCATCTGATCGCTTCGCCCGACAAGACCACGCCGCTGCTTCTCTTCGGCGCCGACCGGCTTGGGCGCGACGTCTTCAGCCGGACGGTGCAAGGCTCGCAGGTTTCCCTATCGATCGGTCTCGTCGGCGTCTTCCTGTCGTTGATGCTCGGCATCGTGATCGGCGGCATCTCCGGCTATTACGGTGGCCGCATCGATTTCTTCATGCAGCGGCTGATCGATTTCGTGCTGTCGTTGCCGACGATCCCGATCTGGCTGGCGATGGCCGCGGCGCTGCCGCAGGATTGGCCGGCAACGCTGCAATATATGATGATCACGATCATCCTGTCGCTGACCGGCTGGGCGCAGCTCGCCCGTGTCGTTCGCGGCCGCTTCCTGTCGCTGCGCACCGAGGAATTCGTCGCTGCCGCCAGGCTCGACGGCGTTCGCGAAGGACGCATCATCTTCCGCCATATGCTGCCGAGTTTCGCGAGCCACATCATCGCGTCGATCACCCTTGCCGTGCCGGCGATGATCCTTGCCGAAACCTCGCTTTCCTTCCTGGGGCTCGGGCTGCAGCCGCCGACCATCTCCTGGGGCGTGCTGCTGCGCGAGGCCCAGAACATTCGCTCGATCGCCACCGCACCCTGGCTCTTCATGCCGGGCTGCGCCGTCGTTGTTGCCGTGATGGCGCTCAACCTTCTCGGCGACGGCCTGCGCGACGCGGCCGATCCCTACAACAAATGA
- a CDS encoding ABC transporter permease: MLVFIAKRLLWMIPSLFAVSFLAFVLIQLPPGDYVTTYIATLAASNEIVDQNTAAQLRERFGLDDPMLIQYFKWIWGILSRGDFGISFEWQQPVSDLIWERMALTLVLALSTLIATWAIALPIGVYSAVRKYSIGDYFFTAFTFFGLAVPSFLLALVLMYIAAVEFGQDVGGLFSPEYENASWSFAKMVDLFSHLWLPVIILAVSSTASLIRVMRANMLDELPKPYVTTARAKGLSEFRLLMKYPMMIALNPFISTIAWLLPNLISGSVVVAIVLNLPTAAPLLLQALMAQDMYLAGAFVLLICALTLIGSLISDILLALVDPRIRLE, encoded by the coding sequence ATGCTGGTCTTCATCGCCAAACGCTTGCTATGGATGATTCCATCGCTTTTTGCCGTCAGCTTCCTGGCTTTCGTGCTGATCCAGCTGCCGCCCGGCGACTATGTCACCACCTATATCGCGACGCTGGCAGCCTCCAACGAGATCGTCGATCAGAATACCGCGGCGCAATTGCGCGAGCGTTTCGGCCTCGATGATCCGATGCTCATCCAATATTTCAAATGGATATGGGGCATCCTCTCGCGCGGCGATTTCGGCATCTCCTTCGAATGGCAGCAGCCGGTCTCTGATCTGATCTGGGAGCGAATGGCGCTGACGCTTGTTCTGGCTCTGTCGACATTGATCGCCACCTGGGCGATCGCGCTGCCGATCGGCGTCTATTCCGCCGTGCGCAAATATTCGATCGGGGACTATTTCTTCACCGCCTTCACCTTCTTCGGCCTGGCCGTTCCGTCCTTCTTGCTGGCGCTGGTGCTGATGTATATCGCGGCGGTCGAATTCGGACAGGATGTCGGCGGGCTGTTTTCGCCGGAATACGAGAACGCGTCCTGGAGCTTCGCCAAGATGGTCGACCTATTCTCGCATCTCTGGCTTCCCGTCATCATTCTTGCGGTCTCGTCAACAGCGAGCCTCATCCGCGTCATGCGCGCGAACATGCTCGATGAACTGCCGAAGCCTTACGTGACCACCGCACGGGCAAAAGGTCTGTCGGAGTTCCGGTTGCTGATGAAATACCCCATGATGATCGCGCTCAATCCGTTCATCTCGACCATTGCCTGGCTGCTGCCCAACCTCATCTCCGGCTCGGTCGTCGTCGCCATCGTGCTCAACCTGCCGACGGCCGCACCTTTGCTGCTGCAGGCGCTGATGGCTCAGGACATGTATCTGGCGGGTGCCTTCGTTCTGCTGATCTGCGCTCTGACGCTGATAGGCTCTCTGATCAGCGATATCCTGCTTGCGCTGGTCGATCCCCGCATCCGGTTGGAATAG
- a CDS encoding ABC transporter substrate-binding protein yields MDDASEIKMSRREFLAGVGGVVALSITAGTAEAAEAKEAPQLTALVKEGKLPALADRLPQNPMVVTPWEKIGTYGGTLRRGLRGSSDHNGILRMVGNQGLVRWNMEFTAVLPNLAEKWEVSEDATQFTFHLLRGVKWSDGHPFTADDVVFAIEDVVKNKELYSSAPAQIQVAGTPVVVEKVDDYTVRFTFAAANALYLENLATPLGQHPTLFAKHYCSKFHPKYNADLTADVKASGANSWTDLFRAKCGDIEIPSRWANPERPTLDPWIIKEPYTGGATRVLMVRNPYFWQIDTEGNQLPYIDELNFGLSQDVESLMLNVISGKIDIQERHINILANKPTLSQNMKKGDYRLMTLEPSSAQQCQIYLNMTHKDPAMRKMFADKSFRQALSLGINRQEIIDIVYFGQSQPYQTGPRPGHPWHYEKLSRQFTEYEPEKANLLLDQIGFDKKNGNGTRLRADGQPVFFAVDVIPTLNPDQVDALELIKTHWAAIGIDMKINTMERALYYTRGDENAHDAQVWSGAGGLDPMLDPRDYFAFHPQGSRYAIPWTLWYTSNGARGEEPPESQKKRMKLFDEARSTADLDKRGAIMKQIFDLCADSFETIGVCLAVGSFGIIRNNLRNVPEKQPDSWSWPNPGPALPQQFTFTS; encoded by the coding sequence ATGGACGATGCTTCTGAGATTAAGATGAGCCGCCGTGAGTTTCTAGCGGGAGTAGGCGGAGTTGTCGCTTTATCCATAACAGCGGGTACGGCTGAGGCGGCCGAGGCTAAGGAGGCGCCGCAGCTCACGGCGCTGGTGAAAGAAGGAAAGCTTCCGGCGCTGGCGGATCGCCTCCCGCAGAACCCGATGGTAGTGACGCCGTGGGAAAAAATTGGAACTTACGGAGGCACCCTTCGACGGGGCCTACGCGGTTCGTCGGACCACAACGGCATTCTGCGTATGGTGGGCAATCAGGGCTTGGTTCGGTGGAACATGGAATTTACCGCCGTACTTCCGAATCTTGCAGAGAAGTGGGAGGTTAGCGAAGACGCCACGCAGTTTACTTTCCATCTTCTCCGAGGCGTAAAATGGTCGGATGGGCATCCTTTCACGGCGGACGACGTCGTCTTCGCGATCGAGGATGTTGTCAAAAACAAAGAACTCTACAGCTCAGCGCCTGCTCAGATTCAAGTGGCGGGCACGCCGGTTGTCGTAGAGAAAGTCGATGACTACACCGTCAGATTTACTTTTGCCGCAGCCAACGCGCTTTATCTCGAAAACCTCGCTACGCCGCTCGGCCAACATCCGACGCTGTTCGCAAAGCACTACTGCAGTAAGTTCCATCCCAAGTACAATGCGGATCTTACCGCGGACGTGAAAGCCTCGGGTGCCAACAGCTGGACAGATCTATTTCGCGCAAAGTGCGGCGATATCGAAATCCCTTCCCGTTGGGCTAATCCCGAACGGCCGACTTTAGATCCATGGATTATCAAAGAACCCTATACAGGCGGCGCGACCCGCGTACTAATGGTTCGCAATCCCTACTTCTGGCAGATCGATACCGAGGGCAATCAATTGCCATATATCGATGAACTAAATTTCGGCCTATCGCAGGACGTCGAGTCACTGATGCTGAATGTCATCTCAGGCAAAATCGACATTCAAGAACGACACATCAATATACTGGCCAACAAGCCTACCCTGTCGCAAAACATGAAGAAAGGTGATTATCGTCTGATGACGCTAGAGCCCTCTTCAGCCCAACAGTGCCAGATCTATTTGAACATGACGCACAAGGATCCGGCGATGCGTAAGATGTTCGCTGACAAGTCATTTCGTCAAGCGCTCTCGCTTGGTATTAATCGCCAAGAAATCATTGACATCGTCTACTTCGGGCAAAGCCAACCTTATCAGACTGGCCCGCGCCCTGGCCACCCTTGGCACTACGAGAAACTTTCGCGGCAGTTCACCGAATATGAGCCCGAGAAGGCTAATTTGTTACTCGACCAAATCGGATTCGATAAGAAAAACGGCAATGGAACCCGTCTGCGTGCTGATGGCCAACCGGTGTTCTTTGCCGTTGACGTGATTCCCACGCTCAATCCTGATCAAGTGGATGCACTTGAACTGATCAAAACTCATTGGGCTGCAATCGGAATTGACATGAAGATTAATACGATGGAGCGGGCGCTTTACTATACGCGTGGCGATGAAAACGCTCACGACGCGCAGGTGTGGTCAGGGGCCGGTGGCTTGGATCCAATGCTCGATCCGCGTGATTACTTCGCTTTCCATCCTCAAGGGTCGCGTTACGCCATTCCGTGGACGCTTTGGTACACCTCCAACGGCGCACGCGGCGAGGAACCGCCGGAAAGCCAGAAGAAGCGGATGAAGCTCTTCGACGAGGCACGTTCGACGGCCGACCTCGACAAGCGCGGAGCGATCATGAAGCAGATCTTTGACCTTTGCGCCGATAGTTTCGAGACCATCGGAGTTTGCCTTGCCGTCGGAAGCTTCGGCATCATCCGCAACAACCTGCGCAACGTGCCGGAAAAGCAACCGGACAGCTGGTCCTGGCCCAATCCGGGGCCTGCGCTGCCGCAGCAGTTCACCTTCACGAGCTGA